Proteins found in one Zea mays cultivar B73 chromosome 1, Zm-B73-REFERENCE-NAM-5.0, whole genome shotgun sequence genomic segment:
- the LOC109943704 gene encoding protein fluG translates to MGSSKDNFHGMSKTGEQFLAGVYHHLPSILAFTAPHPNNYDRIQPDTWSGAYLCWGKENREAPLRTACPPGLPLDLVSNFEIKSFDGCANPHLGLAAGIDGLRRHLKLPEPIESNPSDHSSKLKRLPQNLQESVESLSADKVLHELIGDKLVTTAIAIRKVSIFLFLFLACLISFFIVLVLNILYENILFQRLTSDSHIL, encoded by the exons ATGGGGTCAAGTAAAGATAACTTTCATGGAATGTCAAAAACTGGAGAACAGTTCCTTGCTGGAGTGTATCATCACCTTCCGTCAATATTGGCATTTACCGCTCCTCACCCAAACAA CTACGACCGGATTCAGCCAGATACTTGGAGTGGAGCTTATCTATGCTGGGGGAAAGAGAACAGGGAGGCTCCATTAAGAACCGCATGCCCACCTGGTTTGCCTCTTGATTTAGTCAGCAACTTCGAGATCAAATCCTTCGATGGTTGCGCAAATCCGCACTTGGGTCTTGCTGCTGGCATCGATGGGCTAAGAAGACACCTTAAGTTACCTGAGCCAATTG AATCAAACCCTTCTGATCACTCTTCAAAACTGAAAAGGCTACCGCAGAATCTACAGGAATCTGTAGAATCGCTTTCTGCAGATAAGGTTTTGCATGAGTTAATTGGTGATAAACTTGTCACAACTGCTATAGCTATACGGAAGGTCagcatttttctttttctttttttagcATGTTTAATCTCTTTTTTTATCGTTTTAGTTTTAAATATTCTGTACGAAAATATTTTGTTCCAACGGTTAACTTCGGATTCTCATATCCTGTGA